One region of Gossypium raimondii isolate GPD5lz chromosome 6, ASM2569854v1, whole genome shotgun sequence genomic DNA includes:
- the LOC105774396 gene encoding protein OXIDATIVE STRESS 3 LIKE 1 codes for MKKEKIGGVIWLGMKSTTYIIYFIYIKFPITFISTLVSSLSFTCLCFFCLCFKEDKSSSFVFPLIFVMKCATMTSGFEPSPSKDMPAAEEEEDDWRSSSSPMTSSSIGRNSDADVSGRSSDGDDENEVQSSYNGGLNMMDSLQQVLPMRRGISSFYKGKSRSFTSLADASTASTIKDIAKPENAYTRRRRNLLAINHIWDKNRNNKRPIRPISSSKSTLALAVAMSSSESMSSISEDSTSTSSPRLPPLYPQTRSSCNNDNTTPSSPPCRNLSNWRSFSLADVREYGTVIGSTNPHCASFHNENQLLRKGL; via the exons atatattttatttacatcaaatttCCCATAACCTTCATATCTACTCTTGTTTCCTCTCTCTCTTTCACTTGCCTTTGCTtcttttgtttgtgttttaaggAAGACAAATCttcctcttttgtttttccACTGATTTTCGTGATGAAGTGCGCCACTATGACTTCCGGATTTGAACCCTCGCCGTCCAAAGACATGCCAGCGGCGGAGGAGGAAGAAGACGATTGGAGGAGTTCGTCCTCCCCCATGACCTCCTCTTCGATCGGGAGGAACAGTGATGCTGACGTGTCTGGAAGATCATCGGACGGCGACGATGAAAATGAGGTTCAAAGCTCTTATAATGGTGGTTTAAACATGATGGATTCCCTCCAACAGGTTTTGCCTATGAG GAGAGGCATCTCGAGTTTCTACAAGGGCAAATCAAGGTCTTTCACAAGCTTAGCCGATGCTTCTACAGCTTCAACGATTAAAGACATAGCAAAGCCTGAAAACGCTTACACCAGGAGGAGAAGAAATCTATTGGCAATCAACCACATATGGGACAAAAACAGGAACAATAAAAGACCCATTAGGCCCATCAGCTCAAGCAAAAGCACATTGGCTCTAGCTGTTGCAATGAGTAGCTCTGAAAGTATGTCTAGTATCAGTGAAGACTCTACTTCAACTTCAAGCCCTCGGCTTCCTCCATTATACCCACAAACCAGATCATCTTGCAATAATGATAATACCACCCCATCATCGCCGCCGTGCCGGAATCTCTCTAATTGGCGGTCTTTCTCGCTGGCTGATGTGAGGGAATATGGTACTGTTATAGGAAGCACTAATCCACACTGCGCTTCATTTCATAATGAAAACCAACTCTTGAGAAAGGGACTTTGA